The genomic window atggtgtttcaagtgtatgtcccaaatgtttcatttgtttcagacgtatgttgcaaatgtttcatctagatgataCAAAAGTAAATCtgtatgttgcatatatatatacatgtttcaagcatatgttttaagtgttctaggtgtttcatacatatgttgaaagtgttttatatggatgttgcataagTTTTACAATGGCTAAGTTTTTctggtgtttcatacgtatgttttaattgttttaattgtttcagacgtatgttgcaagtatttcatttaaatgttgcaaaagtagatcttggGGTTACAAATGTTGTAGTGGGACCCATATACAACAGccacctgctgcagctgctgggccTGCTTGCATACGCATGTGTGTGGAGGGGTGCCACGGTGTGGGTGTGTGACACAAAGCGGTGCGGGCCACGGTGTGGGCTCGGGACACGGTGCGAGCGCGGGACAGGGAGCAGGGCCCCACGTGAAGCAAGCGCAGTAGGCATGTGCGTCTGGAAGCTAGCCCCGTCTGGGTGCAAGACATTCCTATACATTTATCCACCTTAATCTATATGTGTTGGAGTAGATTATAGCAGAACTTAAACTATGTTTTATCTCAACACACACTTCAACACGTATAGATTAatgtggatatatatatgcatctaAACAAAATCAAGACCTTAGGGGATAAAATCCATGGAACCCGAAGTCTCATGATTGTTCCCAAAACTACTCCGGTGGGGAGGTGATCATACCGAGACAAGTCGATTGCTCAACAGCTCCAACATGGCCATTCTGAGTTCGCTAGTTTAGGGTCTATTGGTGTCGACGAAATACGACCGATAGTCTACCGAGGgttatgcccacggtagtagatgaatcggtggaggtgcgcgagaTAAGAACTAGATTGTGACACAAgacgcagagacagtgatttaggtaggttcaggccgttagcttgatgtaataccctacgtcctgtgtctttggtggattgtatattGTTATCCGGTGAAATCGAGGGGGTCCCTACTCGCCTTATATAgcatggggggtagggttacaggtcgcCTCAGCCGCCTGTGGGCGAGGGGGGTCCTTCTTGATCCGGGTGCCCTTCGTAGTTGTCCCTGGACCCCTATAGAGATAGGGGCCTCCTGCTTGATAGTGAGGGCATTCGGAGCCTTGGCGTTGACTTCCCCTGTCACGGTGAGAGCCATAGGGGTGATGGCTGCATGCTGACACAGTCAAAAAAGATGGGGTAGGGTTCCAGATCTCGTTGACTTGGACTTGGGCCGCTTTAAGATGCACGACGATCTTTTCTACTTTCAGAGTCAGTGGGAGTCTAGCCAGCTCGGTGAAAGCAAGAGTGAGGTTGGCACTCGGCGTCTGCAGCACCGGTTGGTTGCCCACCATGTCGAACTCTTCATCGAGATTGCGACGGGCGCGGTGTGGGGCGTTCGTATCACCATGGGCCGCGCGAGTGGCTTCTTCATCCTGGTGATGTTGGTGGTCGACGTTCTTCGCTAGACGAGCATCGCGCTTGTCGGAGATTTCGCCATCCTTGGTGACGCTGTCGTGGCTGATGTGGAAAAGCTTGCCCCCAAACCCTAGGGGAAAGGGGGGCAACTGGATGCGGTCTTAGTTGACCCCTTGGAGTACCCATCGGGGCTCTCCTccaagatggtgtggagggaGTCGTATGAAATCTAGCAGATAGCCACCATGTTCACCACGGGAGCGGGCTAATCGGCCTTAGGCAGATTAATCTTGTAGAGGTCATCGACCTGGTCGCGCTAGGCATGGTCAATGAAAAGGTGGTGGATGGCGTCTTGATATGCAGATCCTGCGCCCACTAGCCCAAAGGGATAGGGCTTTGGCATGCTCTCTATCGGGGCTTCGTAGTCGTCCAGGCGCAGGTCGGTAGCTGGAAGTGGTCGACGTCGCACCGCACGCCCTTCTATAGTAGCTGTGATCACCAGATCTAAATCTTGCCGCCCGAACGATGCGGACGAGCAGGTCGCTCGGTTGCAGCGGCTTGGCGACCTCGGAGTGTAGGAAATTCATCGCTCGTAGTAGACCGATCTAAGACCGAGTCCACGAGAAGTTGACATTCGGCTAAGCGATCTGTGACCCGATCaatagatgcgatcagatcatcttggtcgatggatctcctaacctagCGGCGGGGCACCAGGATCGGAGATGTTGTTGTGGATGTTGGCACGATCGGCGCAGGGTGATTCTGCACCGTCTCTACGATCTCCTCAACGTTGTTGGCGCCGATCACCTAGGACATAGATCCAATCGTGAATGACTGGCCTGGCTCGGGAAGGACCATGAAGCTCGGGAAGTggaccatctggctcgccatggaatcagcacgcacaccccctacctgacgcgccactgtcgacgaaatatgactGACAGTCTATCGAGGGGTGTGcctacggtagtagatgaatcggtggaggtgcgcgagaTATGAACTAGATGATGACACAAGACGCAGAGACAACGGTTTAGGCAAGTTCAGaccgtcagcttgacgtaataccatacgtcatgtgtctttggtgaaTTGTATATTGTTATCTAGTGAAAtcaagggggtccctacccaccttatatagcatgggggtagggttacaggtcggttgAATCTACCCTAATCGGTTTACATGATAAGGATTACAAGGATTGCGACATCTTAGCAATATCCGAACAGATCTTCCTTCGTCATCAAGGATCCTTCGCGTAGTCTTGCAATGCACGCTGACCTGTATCATGCACCGTGTGACGTGATCTAGTGGGCTGGGCCTCCCCTGGTGGCGCGGCCCATGTGAAGCCCTATGGGTAtccggggttatacccccacaattggttctctaagagcatctccaacgaGACCTAAATAGCTTTATTATTCTACTTTTTGGTGCTACAATAAAAAACTTCATTCAACATAGTTCTAACTCAAGTGACTATATTATATAGGCCATCAAATCTTTCTTCTCAGTCCTATCTTTTAAGAGTGCGTCGGGAGCTTCTTTTCTCCCTAGCAAGCCCCTCGTCCCCATCGCTGAATGGAGACAGGAGCATGGACATAGAAGAGAGTAACGTGACTGATAAGTAGGTTTAGCTTGACATGATGTCATGATGGTATTTTTATAAGTAGGTTTAGCTTGATATGATGTCATGACAACATTTTCATAAGTAGATTTAGCTTGACATGATGTCATGCATCATTTTGGTAATCGATATGATAGTATGCATTGTATACTGATGTCATCTGGCACTCCAAGCGAATGAATAAGGCCCCGTTTGTTTCGGGTCCCAGGGGCTCCTGCTTCGGCATGTGAGTACCCTACAGCACCATGAAACACTGTGCAACACTGTAGCAAGAAAAATGTCTCTTGCTTCGTCACAAAACAGCGTGAAATGAGGAGAAACCACCAGAGCCATGAGTTTGGAGCTCCGCTATAGTGTCACAACAGTGCTAGAAGTTTGGAACTGGCCGGAGCCCCTCCAAGCACGCCCTAAAATCGTGATATCTCACTGTGACCCAAATGGTAAAATTGCGCGTTAGTAGTATTTTCTTATGTAATCACTTAGTATGTAATCACATAATAGTTGCGGGATGTGTCACAAAAAAAATAGTTGCGAGAAGAAATTTCTGCGCCCAAGATTGTGAGTTTACTTATACCAGTTATTTTCCAATCTTACAAAATCCCATATGTAGTAGTTAATTTATTGATCTTTCAAGGGACTCTAGATCTAGATCCCTAACTttgactatctccaacaacaacattcaaaatacaagacatatttaacatttgggtagcgctacagccAAAAGGTTCGATACCCattcgacatcttctccaacaacagaacccaaaagagaatctttccgcaaatggatttccaggagtgaggatactcatatttgggttatGCCTATCAGGCATCCTAAAATAAGTCTCCCGTATAAATACCCTGTTGAAGATTAATTTTAGGTCTTTTACTATTCATTTTGGATTTAGATATCTATATGAATGGAGACAGCCTTAGAGCCTTAGTTTGGGCCGGGGAGTAACGTCCACGTTACAAACAGGGTGATGGACGTCTCCTTGCGGAGCCTGCCATCCTCTGCAGCGAGTGGCGACGGCTTGTGAAGCTTCTGGAACCCATCCTCGCAGTCCAAGGGCGCGTCCAGCGCCCCGCCGAGTGCCGTCACCGCGTCCTCTACGCCCCCATCCGTTCTCGAGACGATGCCCTTCGCCGCTTTGCCGATCTCGTCCATGGCGTCCAAGTAACCCTTGCCACACGCGACGAGGCACCTGAGTTGCTCTTGATTCTTCTCCGAGGTCAGCATGGTGGCGATGAGAGAGCCGGTGCTCTTAGCGGTTGCCTCGATGATCTTGGTTCCGATGACGGCGAGGCCACGGTGCTCTGCGATGGCGCTCTCCTTGTTGGCCTGGAAGAACTTGACGCAGTAGTCGTAGTCGGCATCCTTGTAGCAGATAGCGGCGAAGGACTGGCACGCGTCATGTAAGACAGAAGCGTTGGACGTGGAACAGGCAAGGAGGAAGACCAGCAGGGAGACAGTAGCTTGCAGAAGCTTCATGGTTTCCTACTTGGTTCGATTCCCTCAAGCTTTTGAAAAGTTCATGTGTGTTTGAGCTTCTGTCAAAGTAACCAGCGTGTGTAGATTGTTATATAAAGATGATCAATGCCCTATTTGAATCCATTCAGCTAATAGTTAGATGCTATTAATTAGTTTCTTTATCCCAAACCTACTAGCTAATTATTAGCTGAACCCGTTTGGATCCAAATAAACTAATTATTAGTAGCTAACTATTAGCTCTATGAATCTAAATATGGTCTAAATTAGTAATAGTAATTTCAAACTGACCTGCTAATAGGCCGACTATTAGCTTGAGGGCTATTATAACATTAGTTCCACGGGCAGGTTTGGAATTGCTAATAGGTACCAACCACATATTATCAATGTATTATTAGTAGTTGGATCTAAATGGCCACTGCTAATAATTAGACGCGATTTGACTTGGTGCAGccttaaaaaaatatattttgacctataatttctcttataatatataatttataggaagaagTTTGATCATCAGAAAGTATTTCTAAATACAAATATGATGCAACTACAtttgtaatgcaatcttttgatATAATTAGGCTAATTGTTAGCCAAAgataacaaagttgaattttgaaACGTGCATGCCTTGTATTTGAGGACGGACGGAGTAATTACTGCCCTGCCACAGATGGATTAGATTGTTGGATGATAGAACTAATTAATGTCTTGCCACAAAATTTGATTCCATGAGCCAGCAATAAATATAAATAGACCAATAATATAATTGATGGTTTAGATATAGCCAAGAATGCAAGATCTCACAAACAAGATTTAACTCGCGATTTATATAGAAACGAGCTAGCTTTCAAAATCATAAAATTTATTGCTTCATTTCTTTGAACTACAAACGCCTCCTAAATACTAGGTTAACAGATCTCGAGATTGATAAAGTAGCCACATATGTCTTTCTATCGACGGGTATGACGTCTACCACTGAAAGAATACCGTCGTTAATTTCTGAAATAAATTCAGGAAAAAGCAAGTACATGTATCATGTCAACGACTTTAACTCAAGCAGACACTCCACAGAGACTTTAGCTCTAAGTTTGGGTAATTTTTGGCCTTCAATATTCGAGCACACAAAGAGTTAGCCTGTTGTATGAGACGCCACCTTTGCTTAGCCAGCATGGCTAAATTGAAGGTATGGATAATGGATGTCCCTAAAACCCAACCCCTCTCTCTTTGGCTTTGTCAAGGCTATCCAGGTGTGCAGGGCTGAAAGCCAAGATTCAGATATAGAGGAATACTTTAATATCGACTTAAAATATTATTGACCTTGATGTTGGCTTAAAAAACTATAAAATCAGCTTTAatccctttctttttctttgtttcGGTCAAGTGGTACTCCATCCGTCCTTATACAGTAGTATTTGTCTAAACTGAAGATAAAAAAGGACGTTGTTATAAAACCAACAGGTATCATCATATTTGTTTTATCTGGCCACATAGAATTATACAGAGATATAACTTGAAAAAACACAATAagagatgtattttatttttagTGGGACTTTTGTTAACTTAGTTGATGGGACTTTTATCTATAATCTCTAGAATTGACTAATGAGGAATACTAtagtatatactccctccatcccaaattgtaagtcattccaagaatcttggagagtcaaaacttctcaagtttgaccaaaattataaaaaaaattacaaagatttatgacatcaaataggtatactataaaaatataatgaacaaagaatctattggtacttagttggtatcataaatgttattatcttattatataaatttggtcaaacttaagatgctttgactctccaaaattcttggaatgacttacaatttgggatggagggagtactaagcAACCTTGCTTCCCCTGTCTCCGCCCCGGCCTGAGTCCCTGACCAGCTGATCCGGTGCATCTGTACTAGTTACTCCACTAGTATTTTGCTATCATCGCACTAATTTGATTGCATAATTCTTTGGTCAGATTAAAGCATCCCAATGCAAATGTCGTGATTGTTTCTGCTACTGCTGTAATCAGGATTTCGGCCCCGTTTGCTTGGAGGAATTCTGAAaaaaatctggaggaatttgtgagagaaaaacactgttccggatgaaaaaagaagcggataagtcgggtttaaggacacgcgaacgggGCCTTCTTTTCCTACCCTAAAAAGCATCTTCTCCTTCCACCTTTGCATATTCCGCCATATTCGAGTTTGTGAACGCCTTCGTTCTCGATTGTCCAACGTATATCGGAAGTCGCAGGTACCTATCAttcataggccccgttcgctggtctgaaacttggctgaaaaacactgtttcggctggtttgttgtgagagaaaaacactgttcggctGAATGGATGAACAGTGCCGCGTGAGGGGAACCAGCCGGGTGGCTGGTTTCCTCCAGACCAGCGAACATCGCCATAGTTTCTTTCTGTATATCGAGGACATTCATAACTTCTCCTCTCTTATTTATATCCAAAGTATCCGGGCTAAACATAATGGTATCAAACCCAATTCAATTCTATGCCCTTAATTATCTACATCCATGTGAATCTTTCCTAAGAAAATGATTAGTGTGTTGGCCTTAAGGACGTATTATATTACTTTTGTAGAGGAACTTAGAAGCCAAGGTGCTAATTAAAGGGTTTATAGTTTGCAGTCTTATATTGTTGCTTAATTTTTAGAGTTCAATTCATGTGTCTCTTGGACTATTCAATCTCGGTCCTTATAGGTTGTTTTTTTTTCGCGAACATGCACCagtacagaaacaagctgtactcccgattgagaaaccccttcagtcccggtttcccaaccaggagaacgaatccaggactaaagggcccctcctttagtcccgatatctcacctgggactaaaggtccatctttagtcccggttggtaataccaaccggggctaaagaggcctcccaacCTGGCCACgtgtaccaaccgggactaaatgttttctttttttttgtttctattttcaattgatgatttgttttggttttcgaatacgcattctacgcccACCAGATGCAAGAGAACCAAATTGAGGACACCCTACAACAGATCGAGATCAAAACAAGAGCACAGATCTAATCAAACTGAACAAATCCAAACCACCACAGACAACTAGATTGAGACCAAATCGAAACCACCATGAACAACTGACCAAATCGAATAGAAACATCCTGAGTCATAAATCAAGGAAGCATGAAGGTGGGCACAAATCAAATATGAGCGGAGACCAAATTATAAATCCATAGATTCCCTAATAGACGAGCACACAGAGGCGTCGAGCTTGGCCAACTGCTTGACGCTATGGGGACCTTGTCCGCGTCGGACTGGAGCACGCCTGGTGCCTTGCCGAGCCACCGCTGGGATGCCGCGTGTAAGCAGCTACAAGCCTGCCACCGTCTGGCCGCCACGTGCGAGCCGTTGTCGGCCGCCCTGCGCATGCCGCCGCTAGGCGCTCTGTGTGAGCCACCACTGGGCCACCGCTGATTCGAGAGAGGCTCACATGGTTTTTGGATTTTGGTCAAGAAGTAAAGAGGAACGAGGATGCTTGCCAGCACTTGGGAACTTCAGGGCCTGGCTACCACacagcaagcaaataatagagaGAAGCCATGGGAGGAACAAAGGGATAAGGACAGGGGTCACTGGAAAAGACGATGGACTGAGATTATGGACAGTgaatgtcgatgttttaccaccgatagcctgccacgggggtacccgggacagttgttcgggcttcggcaaatagtggaactcgacggttacgcaaagagactcacgatttatactggttcgggccctcgacttggtcgagtaataaccttacatccagtttggcgttagcctgtttgcgtcatattgctttgagtattgggtgtgTTTCGTCTcgtttacaagggatatcctcaccaaccctttatagtctaggtgctgagaggagttgtttgtgttctactcggatacaaggtcagagtcctaagctatgcttcgggtgcctttccttgtatagtccgaatcagagttttggtcttgcacattgctttgctccgtgttcttcttggcgattgggctgtgagtcttgttaccaaggcccacttccctatagtatggtctacggggggcccgtagggttccccatcgacaagcccctgagcattttatgattgagcttcaagggctgagttgttgtagacttgatccgggttcttcttgaagtgaaatcttgagatggtcttctttgattcttcttctagctgatgtgcacttttactgaaaaaagtgcactcagtgagtgcagccctcgagcctctggctatttggcacaaaaagctagagggtctttctgtcttgatgtcctccgagttcttttcctttgagtgcagcgagtgtaattttgcaaaaaattgcactcattgagtatagcccccgagcctcttgttttttggtacaaaaaagcTGAAgggtcaaaaaaataaaaaatgtgctttctgtggtgggtacttgcagcccccgagccttctctggGTTCTTCTCTGTTGAGAAGAAGCCGGTAGAAGGttcttgatttgtactcctttggtcTTTGTCATTTGCTGGTCTTGGTTTGGAGGTAACTATATTAGTGTGCTCGTCCAGAACGTGGTTGTCTCCCTGTTCATAACCCAGGATTTGCTTCATCCTCTGTAGTTGTGATGTATCTAGGTTGTGTTAATTCTGCTAGTTATATCGAATCTTGGTGCGGAGGGTTGCAACCTCTAATTCCACTGTGTTCTTTGCTGCCACTCTAGAATgatctcctttgctttctttgttGAATTTATCAAATCTTGTACTCCATTGTAATCTCAATGTTCTCCTAGTGAAAGAAATAATGAATAAGATGGTTTATGCTAGAGGCCGAGTTGTCTATTACTGTATCCGAGTTCTTCTCTATATCTTCATGCTTTGGCTGTAGTGTAGTATTGTTGCCGACTTGTTGCATCCTTTTTCTGCGTTGCTTCCTTGTGAACGGTTTTGGCATCTAACCGTTGAGATCTGAACGGACCGTTGCTTTCTTTTTCCGTTGTGCATGTCATTGATTGCGGAACGGTAATTTTTGGTGACCGTTTTCACTTGGGTCACGTGGGCCGTGTATTTTTTTCCTTTATAAAAATGACTGCCCTGTTACTGTTGTTCCACTTGCCTTTGCGGTGAAAAATTCCTCAATCCTCGTTGCTAAGAAAACCCTAGCATTGCATCCGCCGCCTCAAatctcttgctgctgctgctactgcatcTGGCCCTTGCTTTCGATTGATggtgaagaagaacaagggcaagggtGAGTTTGTTGACGAGGAGAAAACTCTTAAGCAAATTGACAATCCCAAATTCATGGCTATGAGGTAGATGCAGAAGCAGTTCCTGAAGCCGACGATGCAGGAGGCGGAGCTGGACTTGCTGGTTGCCCACGAGCTTATCTAGGAGAAATTTCTTTCTAATTTCTCTTCCCCTGGTGAGCATTTGATTCCGTCTCCTTCTCCTGATCAGTCTGTTCTTTTTGTTCCTTTTATGTGGGCGGGGCTCTGTTATCCCCCGTCTGACTTCTTGTTAGAGTTTCTTGGATCTTATCAGATTCAAGTTCATCATCTTACCCCAAACGGGGTTCTTTTTCTATCTGCCTTCACACATTTTTGTGAAGTTTTTCTTGGAATTCCACCTTGTCTTGTTCTTTTCCGCTACTTCTTTCGTATGCGGCTCTCTGATTCTAAGAATCCTCCCCTCTTTGGTTGCTGCCTTATTCAAACCCATCAAGGGGTGACTTTTCCTTCTCTTACTCTTTTCTGATTCTGTTAAAGATTGGGCTGAAAAATGGTTTTATGTCCCAAAACCGgctccttctttttcttttgatctttctGTGACTCCGAGTGCTTTACTTATTTGGAAGGATAAGCTTTCTGCTGCTGAAACTGCTACTCTCAAGCCTGTACTCGCCTGAGTTAAGGTTTTGCAGCAGTTGAGCCTAACT from Miscanthus floridulus cultivar M001 chromosome 11, ASM1932011v1, whole genome shotgun sequence includes these protein-coding regions:
- the LOC136492146 gene encoding pectinesterase inhibitor 12-like, with the protein product MKLLQATVSLLVFLLACSTSNASVLHDACQSFAAICYKDADYDYCVKFFQANKESAIAEHRGLAVIGTKIIEATAKSTGSLIATMLTSEKNQEQLRCLVACGKGYLDAMDEIGKAAKGIVSRTDGGVEDAVTALGGALDAPLDCEDGFQKLHKPSPLAAEDGRLRKETSITLFVTWTLLPGPN